A region from the Arachis ipaensis cultivar K30076 chromosome B01, Araip1.1, whole genome shotgun sequence genome encodes:
- the LOC107642517 gene encoding lysine--tRNA ligase isoform X1 translates to MASPPPSSSEAAAPTPTPSPSAATAQALGGELSKNALKRELKIRQKEEERKRKEEEKAKKAAEAQNAQANKPASADDEDMDPTQYLENRLKYLAAQKAEGTNPYPHKFSVTMSISQYIDKYESLEKGEHLEDVSVSLSGRVMVKRPSGSKLVFYDLHGGGFKVQVIADASKSDLGEAGFSKFHSNVKRGDIVGVTGFPGKSKRGELSIFPKTFVVLSHCLHMMPRQKSAAAAADANLMKDPWVPGKTRNPETYILKDQETRYRMRHLDLMLNPEVREIFKTRSKIIAYIRRFLDNLDFLEVETPMMNMIAGGAAARPFVTHHNELNMRLFMRIAPELYLKELVVGGLDRVYEIGKQFRNEGIDLTHNPEFTTCEFYMAYMDYNDVMGITEQMLSGMVKELTKGSYKIKYHANGIDKDPIEIDFTPPFRRIDMIEGLEKMAGLSIPKDLAGEEANKYLRDACLRYDIKCPPPETTARLLDKLVGHFLEETCVNPTFIINHPEIMSPLAKWHRSKPGLTERFELFVNKHELCNAYTELNDPVVQRQRFAEQLKDRQSGDDEAMALDETFCTALEYGLPPTGGWGLGIDRLTMLLTDSQNIKVHSVSRLLFFRFLLFAYTYHLHSFCFTGSSSFPCHETSRLNPIFML, encoded by the exons ATGgcatctcctcctccttcttcgtcGGAGGCCGCAGCTCCAACTCCAACTCCTTCTCCGTCGGCGGCCACAGCTCAAGCTCTCGGCGGCGAGCTAAGCAAAAA TGCATTAAAGCGTGAACTGAAGATCAGacagaaagaagaagagagaaagcgCAAGGAGGAAGAGAAGGCCAAAAAG GCAGCAGAAGCTCAAAATGCTCAAGCTAACAAGCCTGCATCTGCTGATGATGAAGATATGGACCCCACT CAATACCTTGAGAACAGGCTCAAGTACCTTGCAGCTCAGAAGGCTGAAGGGACTAACCCATACCCGCACAAGTTCTCTGTGACCATGTCAATTAGTCAATACATTGACAAATATGAATCATTGGAAAAGGGGGAGCACCTTGAAGATGTCTCTGTCTCTTTGTCTG GCCGGGTCATGGTTAAACGCCCATCGGGTTCCAAGCTTGTCTTCTATGACTTGCATGGTGGCGGCTTTAAGGTCCAGGTTATCGCTGATGCAAG TAAATCTGACTTGGGTGAGGCCGGATTTTCCAAATTCCATTCTAATGTCAAACGTGGTGATATTGTTGGTGTTACTGGGTTTCCAG GGAAGAGTAAGAGGGGAGAGCTCAGTATTTTCCCCAAGACATTTGTAGTGCTGTCTCATTGTCTTCATATGATGCCAAGGCAAAaatctgctgctgctgctgcagaTGCAAATTTGATG AAAGATCCATGGGTACCAGGAAAAACTAGGAATCCTGAAACATACATCTTGAAGGATCAG GAAACAAGATATCGTATGCGCCACTTGGATTTAATGCTGAATCCAGAGGTCCGAGAGATATTTAAGACCAGATCTAAAATCATAGCTTACATCAGGAGGTTCCTAGATAACCTTGATTTTTTGGAG GTTGAAACACCTATGATGAATATGATTGCTGGTGGAGCAGCAGCTCGTCCATTTGTCACTCATCACAATGAACTCAACATGAGATTATTCATGAGAATTGCTCCAGAACTTTATCTGAAGGAGCTGGTTGTTGGTGGCCTTGATCGTGTTTATGAAATTGGTAAACAGTTTAGAAATGAAGGTATAGATTTGACGCACAATCCAGAGTTCACTACATGTGAGTTTTATATGGCTTATATGGACTACAATGACGTAATGGGGATAACAGAGCAAATGTTGAGTG GTATGGTCAAGGAACTTACAAAAGGAAGCTATAAAATCAAATATCATGCGAACGGGATTGATAAGGATCCTATTGAAATAGACTTCACTCCACCATTCAG AAGGATTGATATGATTGAGGGACTGGAGAAGATGGCAGGCCTAAGTATTCCTAAGGACTTGGCTGGTGAGGAAGCTAATAAATATCTGAGGGATGCTTGCTTGCGGTATGACATTAAATGCCCTCCCCCGGAGACAACTGCTAGATTGTTGGATAAA CTCGTGGGTCACTTTTTGGAAGAAACGTGTGTCAATCCCACGTTCATCATAAATCATCCTGAGATCATGAGTCCCTTAGCAAAGTGGCACAGATCTAAACCAGGCCTGACCGAACGTTTTGAATTATTTGTGAACAAACATGAA CTCTGCAATGCATATACTGAGTTGAATGATCCTGTAGTACAACGTCAGAGATTTGCTGAACAATTGAAG GATCGGCAATCCGGTGATGATGAAGCAATGGCCTTAGATGAAACCTTCTGTACGGCTCTCGAGTATGGTCTGCCTCCAACTGGTGGTTGGGGTTTGGGGATTGATCGACTCACCATGTTGTTGACTGactcacaaaatattaaggttcaTTCAGTATCAAGATTACTGTTTTTTCGTTTCCTCCTTTTTGCATACACTTACCATCTTCATTCCTTTTGCTTCACAGGAAGTTCTTCTTTTCCCTGCCATGAAACCTCAAGATTAAACCCCATTTTCATGCTAT GA
- the LOC107642517 gene encoding lysine--tRNA ligase isoform X2, giving the protein MASPPPSSSEAAAPTPTPSPSAATAQALGGELSKNALKRELKIRQKEEERKRKEEEKAKKAAEAQNAQANKPASADDEDMDPTQYLENRLKYLAAQKAEGTNPYPHKFSVTMSISQYIDKYESLEKGEHLEDVSVSLSGRVMVKRPSGSKLVFYDLHGGGFKVQVIADASKSDLGEAGFSKFHSNVKRGDIVGVTGFPGKSKRGELSIFPKTFVVLSHCLHMMPRQKSAAAAADANLMKDPWVPGKTRNPETYILKDQETRYRMRHLDLMLNPEVREIFKTRSKIIAYIRRFLDNLDFLEVETPMMNMIAGGAAARPFVTHHNELNMRLFMRIAPELYLKELVVGGLDRVYEIGKQFRNEGIDLTHNPEFTTCEFYMAYMDYNDVMGITEQMLSGMVKELTKGSYKIKYHANGIDKDPIEIDFTPPFRRIDMIEGLEKMAGLSIPKDLAGEEANKYLRDACLRYDIKCPPPETTARLLDKLVGHFLEETCVNPTFIINHPEIMSPLAKWHRSKPGLTERFELFVNKHELCNAYTELNDPVVQRQRFAEQLKDRQSGDDEAMALDETFCTALEYGLPPTGGWGLGIDRLTMLLTDSQNIKEVLLFPAMKPQD; this is encoded by the exons ATGgcatctcctcctccttcttcgtcGGAGGCCGCAGCTCCAACTCCAACTCCTTCTCCGTCGGCGGCCACAGCTCAAGCTCTCGGCGGCGAGCTAAGCAAAAA TGCATTAAAGCGTGAACTGAAGATCAGacagaaagaagaagagagaaagcgCAAGGAGGAAGAGAAGGCCAAAAAG GCAGCAGAAGCTCAAAATGCTCAAGCTAACAAGCCTGCATCTGCTGATGATGAAGATATGGACCCCACT CAATACCTTGAGAACAGGCTCAAGTACCTTGCAGCTCAGAAGGCTGAAGGGACTAACCCATACCCGCACAAGTTCTCTGTGACCATGTCAATTAGTCAATACATTGACAAATATGAATCATTGGAAAAGGGGGAGCACCTTGAAGATGTCTCTGTCTCTTTGTCTG GCCGGGTCATGGTTAAACGCCCATCGGGTTCCAAGCTTGTCTTCTATGACTTGCATGGTGGCGGCTTTAAGGTCCAGGTTATCGCTGATGCAAG TAAATCTGACTTGGGTGAGGCCGGATTTTCCAAATTCCATTCTAATGTCAAACGTGGTGATATTGTTGGTGTTACTGGGTTTCCAG GGAAGAGTAAGAGGGGAGAGCTCAGTATTTTCCCCAAGACATTTGTAGTGCTGTCTCATTGTCTTCATATGATGCCAAGGCAAAaatctgctgctgctgctgcagaTGCAAATTTGATG AAAGATCCATGGGTACCAGGAAAAACTAGGAATCCTGAAACATACATCTTGAAGGATCAG GAAACAAGATATCGTATGCGCCACTTGGATTTAATGCTGAATCCAGAGGTCCGAGAGATATTTAAGACCAGATCTAAAATCATAGCTTACATCAGGAGGTTCCTAGATAACCTTGATTTTTTGGAG GTTGAAACACCTATGATGAATATGATTGCTGGTGGAGCAGCAGCTCGTCCATTTGTCACTCATCACAATGAACTCAACATGAGATTATTCATGAGAATTGCTCCAGAACTTTATCTGAAGGAGCTGGTTGTTGGTGGCCTTGATCGTGTTTATGAAATTGGTAAACAGTTTAGAAATGAAGGTATAGATTTGACGCACAATCCAGAGTTCACTACATGTGAGTTTTATATGGCTTATATGGACTACAATGACGTAATGGGGATAACAGAGCAAATGTTGAGTG GTATGGTCAAGGAACTTACAAAAGGAAGCTATAAAATCAAATATCATGCGAACGGGATTGATAAGGATCCTATTGAAATAGACTTCACTCCACCATTCAG AAGGATTGATATGATTGAGGGACTGGAGAAGATGGCAGGCCTAAGTATTCCTAAGGACTTGGCTGGTGAGGAAGCTAATAAATATCTGAGGGATGCTTGCTTGCGGTATGACATTAAATGCCCTCCCCCGGAGACAACTGCTAGATTGTTGGATAAA CTCGTGGGTCACTTTTTGGAAGAAACGTGTGTCAATCCCACGTTCATCATAAATCATCCTGAGATCATGAGTCCCTTAGCAAAGTGGCACAGATCTAAACCAGGCCTGACCGAACGTTTTGAATTATTTGTGAACAAACATGAA CTCTGCAATGCATATACTGAGTTGAATGATCCTGTAGTACAACGTCAGAGATTTGCTGAACAATTGAAG GATCGGCAATCCGGTGATGATGAAGCAATGGCCTTAGATGAAACCTTCTGTACGGCTCTCGAGTATGGTCTGCCTCCAACTGGTGGTTGGGGTTTGGGGATTGATCGACTCACCATGTTGTTGACTGactcacaaaatattaag GAAGTTCTTCTTTTCCCTGCCATGAAACCTCAAGATTAA
- the LOC107642517 gene encoding lysine--tRNA ligase isoform X3, protein MNHWKRGSTLKMSLSLCLAGSWLNAHRVPSLSSMTCMVAALRSRLSLMQGLNPFTSVGCSKSDLGEAGFSKFHSNVKRGDIVGVTGFPGKSKRGELSIFPKTFVVLSHCLHMMPRQKSAAAAADANLMKDPWVPGKTRNPETYILKDQETRYRMRHLDLMLNPEVREIFKTRSKIIAYIRRFLDNLDFLEVETPMMNMIAGGAAARPFVTHHNELNMRLFMRIAPELYLKELVVGGLDRVYEIGKQFRNEGIDLTHNPEFTTCEFYMAYMDYNDVMGITEQMLSGMVKELTKGSYKIKYHANGIDKDPIEIDFTPPFRRIDMIEGLEKMAGLSIPKDLAGEEANKYLRDACLRYDIKCPPPETTARLLDKLVGHFLEETCVNPTFIINHPEIMSPLAKWHRSKPGLTERFELFVNKHELCNAYTELNDPVVQRQRFAEQLKDRQSGDDEAMALDETFCTALEYGLPPTGGWGLGIDRLTMLLTDSQNIKVHSVSRLLFFRFLLFAYTYHLHSFCFTGSSSFPCHETSRLNPIFML, encoded by the exons ATGAATCATTGGAAAAGGGGGAGCACCTTGAAGATGTCTCTGTCTCTTTGTCTG GCCGGGTCATGGTTAAACGCCCATCGGGTTCCAAGCTTGTCTTCTATGACTTGCATGGTGGCGGCTTTAAGGTCCAGGTTATCGCTGATGCAAG GACTAAACCCGTTTACATCTGTGGGATGCAGTAAATCTGACTTGGGTGAGGCCGGATTTTCCAAATTCCATTCTAATGTCAAACGTGGTGATATTGTTGGTGTTACTGGGTTTCCAG GGAAGAGTAAGAGGGGAGAGCTCAGTATTTTCCCCAAGACATTTGTAGTGCTGTCTCATTGTCTTCATATGATGCCAAGGCAAAaatctgctgctgctgctgcagaTGCAAATTTGATG AAAGATCCATGGGTACCAGGAAAAACTAGGAATCCTGAAACATACATCTTGAAGGATCAG GAAACAAGATATCGTATGCGCCACTTGGATTTAATGCTGAATCCAGAGGTCCGAGAGATATTTAAGACCAGATCTAAAATCATAGCTTACATCAGGAGGTTCCTAGATAACCTTGATTTTTTGGAG GTTGAAACACCTATGATGAATATGATTGCTGGTGGAGCAGCAGCTCGTCCATTTGTCACTCATCACAATGAACTCAACATGAGATTATTCATGAGAATTGCTCCAGAACTTTATCTGAAGGAGCTGGTTGTTGGTGGCCTTGATCGTGTTTATGAAATTGGTAAACAGTTTAGAAATGAAGGTATAGATTTGACGCACAATCCAGAGTTCACTACATGTGAGTTTTATATGGCTTATATGGACTACAATGACGTAATGGGGATAACAGAGCAAATGTTGAGTG GTATGGTCAAGGAACTTACAAAAGGAAGCTATAAAATCAAATATCATGCGAACGGGATTGATAAGGATCCTATTGAAATAGACTTCACTCCACCATTCAG AAGGATTGATATGATTGAGGGACTGGAGAAGATGGCAGGCCTAAGTATTCCTAAGGACTTGGCTGGTGAGGAAGCTAATAAATATCTGAGGGATGCTTGCTTGCGGTATGACATTAAATGCCCTCCCCCGGAGACAACTGCTAGATTGTTGGATAAA CTCGTGGGTCACTTTTTGGAAGAAACGTGTGTCAATCCCACGTTCATCATAAATCATCCTGAGATCATGAGTCCCTTAGCAAAGTGGCACAGATCTAAACCAGGCCTGACCGAACGTTTTGAATTATTTGTGAACAAACATGAA CTCTGCAATGCATATACTGAGTTGAATGATCCTGTAGTACAACGTCAGAGATTTGCTGAACAATTGAAG GATCGGCAATCCGGTGATGATGAAGCAATGGCCTTAGATGAAACCTTCTGTACGGCTCTCGAGTATGGTCTGCCTCCAACTGGTGGTTGGGGTTTGGGGATTGATCGACTCACCATGTTGTTGACTGactcacaaaatattaaggttcaTTCAGTATCAAGATTACTGTTTTTTCGTTTCCTCCTTTTTGCATACACTTACCATCTTCATTCCTTTTGCTTCACAGGAAGTTCTTCTTTTCCCTGCCATGAAACCTCAAGATTAAACCCCATTTTCATGCTAT GA